From the Rhizomicrobium palustre genome, the window TACGCTGCGCAGCAGCGGAGGATGCCGCGCCGAAGTGCGNNNNNNNNNNNNNNNNNNNNNNNNNNNNNNNNNNNNNNNNNNNNNNNNNNNNNNNNNNNNNNNNNNNNNNNNNNNNNNNNNNNNNNNNNNNNNNNNNNNGATAGCACGCAGGCGGGCCTCCTCGGACCGCGCAGCTTCGGCTCGGCAAGCCAGTCTTTCTTATCGATTTTCTCTTTCACGGCTACGCTGCGCAGCGGCGGAGGATGCCGCGCCGAAGTGCGATAGCACGCAGGCGGGCCTCCTCGGACCGCGCAGCTTCGGCTCGGCAAGCCAGTCTTTCTTATCGATTTTCTCTTTCACGGCTACGCTGCGCAGCAGCGGAGGATGCCGCGCCGAAGTGCGATAGCACGCAGGCGGGCCTCCTCGGACCGCGCAGCTTCGGCTCGGCAAGCCAGTCTCCTCCCCTCGAACAATAGTTCCATCTCGATTCGCCCTCCGTTACGGAATACACTCGCATGGCGAGAGTTTTGGGTGTTGGGGCGATGAAATACGTTTACATCCTCGCTAGCCAGAGCGCAGAAGAGCATTTCTATGTCGGACTTACCGGCGATCTGCGTGCTCGCCTAGCGAAGCACAACGCAGGTGAAGTGCCGCACACCTCGAAATATCGTCCTTGGCACATCAAGACCTATATTGGCTTCAGCGATCCAGGCCGCGCCGCTGCTTTCGAGCAGTATTTGAAATCGGGATCTGGCAGAGCATTCGCCAAGATGCACCTCTAGGCGAAGCTCCTCTGGGTTCTTCCCCATTTTCCGCTATGGTTCTCTTGGAATCTTCGGGGCGACGCCTCCTTGTTCACACGCAACAAACCTTTGCAGCGCCGAAAGCCCTTGGGGCCGGGCAAGAAGAGTCTGGCGCGGTCGGGCTGGCGCAAGAAGCCCAACGGCACCTCCACCAACCGCGACAGCGAGCTTGAGGAAGACGTTGCCGAAGACGATACCGACGCGCGGGCCCATCGCGCGCTCTGGGCCTTGCTACGCGAGAACGGTATCAACGGCTTCATCTTCCGCGAGCATGAGCGGATCGGGCCTTATGTCGTGAACTTCTATTGTCCCGCCGCCAAGCTGGCCGTCGATATCCGCCTCGCCGGAGACAGCGACGCAGCGCGCACTGCCTGGCTCACCACGCAAGGGATACGTCTTACTCCGCTCAAGGCGCGCGAGGTGCTGGCTGATTCGAAAGCCGCGCTCGATCGCCTCGCCGAGAGCTTTACCCTGCGGGTCATTTCGCGTGAAGAGCCCTGATCCCACGGCGATTTGTGTTTGCGACGTGATACAAATTACATCTTGGAGAAGACTTGCGCCGCCTCGCCCGCTACATTCCGACGCGGATTTGAAAGGCGCATATTTTGGGGTCCTTCATTGATGCCCGCACCGTTCCATCGGGCACCGTTCTAGAAACCGATCTTTGCATCATCGGCGGCGGACCGTCGGGGATTTGCCTCGCGCTCGCCTTGGCAAAGACCAATCTTCATGTCGTGCTTTTGGAAAGCGGCGGCATGGAATTCGACGCCAAGACGCAGGCGCTCTATCAGGGCGACACCTCCGGCGCACCCTATCTCACGCTGGAAGCCTCGCGCTTGCGCTTTCTCGGCGGCAGCTCGAATCATTGGGGTGGCTGGTGCCGCCCGCTCGATGCCATCGATTTCGAAAAGCGCGATTGGCTGGCTCACTCCGGCTGGCCCATCACCAAGGCCGATGTCGACCGTTATTTCGTCAAGGCCCATTCGCTCTGCGAGGCGGGCACGCTGCTCTACGATCGCGCAGCGGATTTCACCCAGGACCCGATCCTGAAACTTGCCGAAGGCGGGGTGCGGACGCGGTTTTTCCAATTCTCCAAAATGCGCGACAGCGTCTTCCCCACCCATTTCGGAGAGCGCTATGCCCCAGATCTGAAAAAGGTGGCGAAGCTTTCGGTGTATCTGAACGCCAATGTCACGCGGCTGGGGTTGGACAAGAGCGGCGCGAAGATTGCCGAGATCGATGTCGCGACGCTGACGGGCAAGCATTTCAAGGTGAAGCCGCGTGCGGCTGTGCTCGCCACCGGCGCTATCGAATCGGCGCGGCTCTTGCTCGCCTCCAACGATGTCCGTCCGTCGGGCGTGGGCAACAGCACCGATATGGTGGGGCGGTTCTTTGCCGATCACCCTACCCCGCGCGACACGGCAACTCTGGTGGTGTTCGACGGCAAGCTCTCGCCCTATTACGGCGCCATCCAGACCATCAAGGGCGCCATCGTCCGCGGTGGCTTCTTTCCGAGCGAAGCCTATCGGCGAAAGCACAAGGTGATGGCCTCCTCCGCCACGGTGGAGAGCAAGGCCGAGCTCGATGCGCTGGGCAAAGCGGCGGTCGCCGAAACGGCGCGGGCGCTCGGCGTGGATGCCTCCGACGCGGTGGCCTATTCGCTCGGCTGCGGCATGGAGGTGACGCCGGATCCCGATCGCCGCCTGACACTTGAAGCGGCGCGCGATGCGCTCGGCCTGCCCAAGATCAAGCTGACGATGAAAATTGCCGACGAAGATTTCGAACAGTATCGCGCGACGCTTGCCGAACTCGGGCGACAGCTTCTGGCGGCGCGTACCGGCATGATCCGCCTGAACCTTTCGAGCCGTTCGGAGTGGCTCGCCAATCTCGATTGGGGCAACCACCATATGGGCACGACGCGGATGAGCGCCAATCCCAAGACCGGCGTGGTGGATGCCAATCTGAAAGTGCATGACGTCGCCAATCTCTATGTCGCGGGAAGTTCTGTTTTCCCGACCTATGGCGCGGCGAACCCCACCATCAATTTGCTGGCGCTGGTGCTACGGCTGGCCGATCACCTGAAAGGCGCCCTGGCATGAGCCTTTCGCGGCGAAACGTGGTGCTGGCGATCGCCGGGATGGGCGGGCTGACCGGCGCGGTACTCAGCGGGCGCGCGCTGCTGCGCAAGCGCTATGCCCCGACGCCCTATGACGATCTTCTGGCGCTGACGAAGGACCGCGATGCCGCCGCGCAAATCGGCGAAACGGTGCTGGCACATATCGAGCCCTTTGAGCCAGAAGATGCGGCGGCGGCGTTGCGGTCGCATATGCGAGGACGTGCACTGGCGGAGGTCGCAGTGGAGGACGCCAAGGCCGCGGAGGTGGTAGAAGCCGGCGGCTGGGTGCTGCCCAAATCCGTAGCGGTGATCTGCGCGCTGGCAGCCAAGGCGGCAGGGTAATTACAAACTCGCCCTTATCAGCCCCCGCAACGAATTGCCGAGATAGAACCCGCCTTCGAGGTCTTCGGGGGTGAGCAACGCCTCACGCGCGCGGTCGGTGTCGAGCAGTTCTTCGCGCAAGATGCCCGGCAGGCAGCCGGAGGATAGCGGCGGGGTGAGCAGCACACCGTCGCGCTCGACGAAGATGTTGGTGCGGCTCGCCTCCACCACCTCGCCTTTCTCATTGAGGAAGATCACCTCATCAAAGGGCGGACATTGGGCGGAAAATGCGCTTTCGTAATGGGCACGCCAATTGGTTTTGTGGCGGGCAAGCAAGTCGGTGCTTTGCAGACGCGTCGGAGAGATGGTGCAGCGCCAATGCTCTTTGGCGGGGCCGAGGCGTCCCGTGGTGCAGCCGATCTCGCCGGCTTCGTCGAGTGTCAGGCGCAAGCGATGGGCCACCGCATCCTGCTCCGGCAGCGCGAGCGCATAGGTCGCCTCATCGAGCACGTCTTGGGCGCGCGAAGGATCAAAAGAAAGCCCCAGCGCCGCCGCCGAACGGGCCATGCGGGCAAAATGGCGCTCCAGCCGCACAAAGCCCTCCGCTTTCGACCAGCGCAATGTCTCGATCAATTCAAGCGGCTTTCGGCCTTGCGTGAAATAGCGCGCCTTGAGCAGCGCTTCGGCATATTCGTCCTCGCCCCGCGAATCCTGCACTACCCCGCCACCGATACCGAGTTCGCCGCGCCCGCCTGAAATCGTCATTGTACGGATGGCAACATTGAAGCGGGCCGAACCATCCGGGGCGAAATAGCCGATGGCACCGCAATAGACGCCGCGCGAGCTTTCCTCCAATTCGGCCAAAACTTCCTGGGCGCGGATTTTCGGCGCGCCCGTGATCGAGCCGCAAGGAAACAGCGCCTTCACGACCTCGGCGGCGCCCTGTTCCGGTTTCAGCTTGGCGGTGATGGTGGAGACCATCTGATGCAAGGTGGGATAGGTCTCCACCGCAAAAAGGCTCGGCACCGAAACACTGCCAGTCTCGGCGATGCGGCCAAGATCGTTGCGCAAAAGATCGACGATCATCAGATTTTCGGCGCGGTCCTTGGGGCTTTGGGCCAGGGCCTCTTGGGCGCGCGCATCTGCCGCCGGATCGGCACCTCGCCCGGCGGTGCCCTTCATCGGCTTGGCAGTGAGAACGCCATCGGCGGAAAGATCGAAGAACAGCTCCGGCGAGAGGCTGAGGATGTGACGCTCTCCATCCTCGACATAGGCGCCGTAGCGGGCGCCTGCGGCCTGCCGAAGCCCGGCATAGAGCGCCAAAGGATCACCCTGGAAGGCAAAGCGGGACCGGAAGCTGAGATTGGCCTGATAGATGTCCCCCGCCGCGATATAGGCCTTCACACGGTCAAAGCGGGCCCGGTAGGCGGTTTCATCCCATTCGGGCGTCAGTGGCCCCGCATAGGCCCGGCCCTGCTGCCAGGCGATCAGCGCCCCGCTGGCAGCCTCGCCAGAGAGGACCTCCGGGGCATCAAAGACCCCGAACCAGGCGAGCGGGCCACGGCGACCGTCGGGCAAGCGCGCCAAAAGCTTGGGCTCGAGCACATAGCCCAGCTCATAGGAAAAATATCCCGCAACATAATTTCCCGCCGCGCGCGCCGCTTCGAGTGCCAAAAGCAGCGGCGCGACCTCTTCCGACCGATCCGCCCGGAGTACGGCTTTGGGCGCAATAAAGCTGCGCAGCGAGCATTCCGTAACGTCATCAAGAAGCAGGACAGGCCTTGTCATGGGATAAACTGCACCAAGCGGTAAGCAACGGCGCATCCATATCTTGAACCGGAGGGATTTCCTCCCACATTCTGTATCAAGCGGTGCCGATTTCCGGGCCGCTCCTGCCGGCGAAAGCCGGACCCCAAAGCCGCTTAAGGAGGGCTTTGATATGAACCGGACCGTGATTTTTAACAGCCCGTTCCTTTTGGGCTTCGAGCGCCTCGAACAATTGCTCGAACGCACCGCCAAAAGTGGCGATGGCTATCCCCCTTACAACATTGAACAAGCAGGCGAGGACAAGCTGCGCATTACCCTGGCGGTAGCCGGGTTCTCGCGCGAGGATCTGCAAGTGACGGTGGAAGACCGCCAGCTCCTCATCCGCGGCAAGCAATCAGAAGGGGAAGACCGCAATTTCCTGCATCGCGGGATTGCGGCACGTCAATTTCAGCGGGCCTTCGTGCTCGCCGAGGGGATCGAAGTGACCGCTGCCAGTCTGGAACACGGACTTTTGAGCATCGACCTCGAACGCCCCAAGAGCAACACAATCGTTCGTACCATAGAGATCCAGGCGGGGCGCCCGGCACTGAGGAGGTCCGAGCCATGACAGAGGTTGAATTCGAACCGCTCGACACTGTTGAAGATGATGTGGAGCGGGTTGCGTACATCAAACCGACCGGCAGCGCGGAAGCGCATCGGCTCGGCCTCATTCCCCCCGGCATCGAACTTCCGCCGGACAGTAAGATTTTCGTCTTGCATGCCGCCGATGGCAGCGTCCTCGGCGTCACCGACAATTACGATACGGCCTATGGCGCGGCGGTGCAGAACCAGTTCACACCGGTCTCGCTGCACTGAACACTGCGCTGCGTTTTGCGCCGCTTAAGAATGAGAACCGGGACGCGAAAGCGCCCCGGTTTTTCTTTGCGCTGATCGGCGCCCTTGCCTGCCCCAAGTGATGGGTCCAAGTAGGGTGACGGCTTGCGGGATGAGAGCGGCAATGGATAGCGCGATCTGGGTTCAGCACTACGACGTCAACACCATGGTGCTCGACCATCACAAGCGGCTGTCCTTGGTCGGCCTTCTCAACATGCTGCAGGACACAGCCTGGATTCACGCCAAACATCGCGGCTGGGGGTTTGAAGACCTCATCGCCAAGGGCACGATCTGGGTGCTGGCGCGTCAGAAGCTGGTGATGCAGGCATGGCCGATGTGGGAAGACCGCATCACCCTGCATACCTGGGGGCGGGCTGGCGGCAGTGTGATGGCGCTGCGCGAATTCGAGATCTTTTCCGGCGACAAGAAGATTGGGGAATCCACCACAAGCTGGCTGGTGCTGGACTACGAAACGCGCAAGCCGCAAAAGCTTGACCGGGTTTCGTTCAATCTGATGTGCCGCGAGGAAGGCAACCTTGCCATCGCTGCCGAACGCCTGACGCCGCGCAGCGATCTTGTGCTGGCAGCCGAGTTCGATGTCCGCCACAGCGATCTCGACGTCAACGGCCATGTCAACAACACGCGCTATGCCGCCTGGCTGACCGATACGATGTCGAGCGGTGATCTCGCCGGTTTCGATATCACAGAATACGACGTGAACTTCCTGGCCGAGACCAGCCTCGGCGATCGCATTCTCATCGAAAGCGAAGACGGCGCGCGCGGCGAAGACGGATGCATCACCCGCGCCTATCAGGGCCGCAAGGCGGGCGCCGACAAACCCGCCTTCGTGCAGCGCGTGGTCTTGCGGCCGCGCTGAGCCCTACTTCTTCCCCGCGTTCATCTCCTCGAGCAGCGGCTTCATAGCGTTGAGTTCGGCGCCGAAGCCGGCCCAATCGCCAGCCTTCAGCTTGGCGAGCGCCTTGTTGTAGTGGTCGAGCGCGGCGCGCGCGGCGTCGGAGGCCGGGCCCTTGCCTTGCGCGGCGTCTTTCAACGCGGGCAGCGGGTTTTGCGCGCCTGCTGCTGCGGCTGCGGCGTCCGCGGCAGCCCCATTCGGCGCGGGGAAGAGCGTAGCAAGAACCTTGGCCAAGCTCTCATCCATCACCACCTTGCCATTATAGACCGCGATGACACGCTTCAACTCGGGCAACTGGCCGGAGGCGGCGCGCAAGTAGAGCGGCATCACATAAAGCAAGGAATCATCGATCGGCACGACCAGAAGATTGCCGTGGATGACGCGCGAACCCATCTGGTTCCACAGCGAAATCTGCTGGCTCACCTCGGTGTTCTGGCTGATCAGCGCATTGATCTGAAAGGGGCCGTAGACGAGCTTGTCTTTCGGGAAGGTGTACACCACCAGCTTACCGTAGCTTGGCCCATCGCAGCGCGCGGCAAGCCACGCGATCATGTTATCGCGCTGGTTCGGCGCCATCGGCAGCATCAGCACGAACTCGGTCTCTTTCTCCCCCGGCAGGCGCATGTTGAGGTAATACGGCGCCATACGGCCTTCGGCATCCCCCTCGTCGCTCGCAGGGCGCTTGGGGAATTGCCACAAATCCTCGCGGTTATAGAACACCTCCGGCGTCTGCATGTGATAGGCGCGGTACATGTCGGCCTGGACGGTGAAGAAGTCCTCCGGGTAGCGCACATGCTGGCGAAGATCGGCGGGCATCGCCGCGATCGGCCGGAACAGACCCGGATAGATGCGCGCATAGGTTTTGATAAGAGGATCGCCGGCATCGGCGATGTAGAAATCCACCGTGCCGTTATAGGCATCCACCACCACCTTCACCGAATTGCGGATGTAATTGGCGGTGCCATCCTCCATGCGCTTGGAATAGGGGAAGGCGCTGGAGACGGTATAGGCGTCCTGAATCCAGAAGAGCTTGCCATCCGAG encodes:
- a CDS encoding GIY-YIG nuclease family protein gives rise to the protein MKYVYILASQSAEEHFYVGLTGDLRARLAKHNAGEVPHTSKYRPWHIKTYIGFSDPGRAAAFEQYLKSGSGRAFAKMHL
- a CDS encoding aminodeoxychorismate synthase component I, whose translation is MTRPVLLLDDVTECSLRSFIAPKAVLRADRSEEVAPLLLALEAARAAGNYVAGYFSYELGYVLEPKLLARLPDGRRGPLAWFGVFDAPEVLSGEAASGALIAWQQGRAYAGPLTPEWDETAYRARFDRVKAYIAAGDIYQANLSFRSRFAFQGDPLALYAGLRQAAGARYGAYVEDGERHILSLSPELFFDLSADGVLTAKPMKGTAGRGADPAADARAQEALAQSPKDRAENLMIVDLLRNDLGRIAETGSVSVPSLFAVETYPTLHQMVSTITAKLKPEQGAAEVVKALFPCGSITGAPKIRAQEVLAELEESSRGVYCGAIGYFAPDGSARFNVAIRTMTISGGRGELGIGGGVVQDSRGEDEYAEALLKARYFTQGRKPLELIETLRWSKAEGFVRLERHFARMARSAAALGLSFDPSRAQDVLDEATYALALPEQDAVAHRLRLTLDEAGEIGCTTGRLGPAKEHWRCTISPTRLQSTDLLARHKTNWRAHYESAFSAQCPPFDEVIFLNEKGEVVEASRTNIFVERDGVLLTPPLSSGCLPGILREELLDTDRAREALLTPEDLEGGFYLGNSLRGLIRASL
- a CDS encoding Hsp20 family protein, translating into MNRTVIFNSPFLLGFERLEQLLERTAKSGDGYPPYNIEQAGEDKLRITLAVAGFSREDLQVTVEDRQLLIRGKQSEGEDRNFLHRGIAARQFQRAFVLAEGIEVTAASLEHGLLSIDLERPKSNTIVRTIEIQAGRPALRRSEP
- a CDS encoding endonuclease domain-containing protein, yielding MFTRNKPLQRRKPLGPGKKSLARSGWRKKPNGTSTNRDSELEEDVAEDDTDARAHRALWALLRENGINGFIFREHERIGPYVVNFYCPAAKLAVDIRLAGDSDAARTAWLTTQGIRLTPLKAREVLADSKAALDRLAESFTLRVISREEP
- a CDS encoding acyl-[acyl-carrier-protein] thioesterase gives rise to the protein MDSAIWVQHYDVNTMVLDHHKRLSLVGLLNMLQDTAWIHAKHRGWGFEDLIAKGTIWVLARQKLVMQAWPMWEDRITLHTWGRAGGSVMALREFEIFSGDKKIGESTTSWLVLDYETRKPQKLDRVSFNLMCREEGNLAIAAERLTPRSDLVLAAEFDVRHSDLDVNGHVNNTRYAAWLTDTMSSGDLAGFDITEYDVNFLAETSLGDRILIESEDGARGEDGCITRAYQGRKAGADKPAFVQRVVLRPR
- a CDS encoding DUF1150 family protein; amino-acid sequence: MTEVEFEPLDTVEDDVERVAYIKPTGSAEAHRLGLIPPGIELPPDSKIFVLHAADGSVLGVTDNYDTAYGAAVQNQFTPVSLH
- a CDS encoding GMC oxidoreductase, yielding MGSFIDARTVPSGTVLETDLCIIGGGPSGICLALALAKTNLHVVLLESGGMEFDAKTQALYQGDTSGAPYLTLEASRLRFLGGSSNHWGGWCRPLDAIDFEKRDWLAHSGWPITKADVDRYFVKAHSLCEAGTLLYDRAADFTQDPILKLAEGGVRTRFFQFSKMRDSVFPTHFGERYAPDLKKVAKLSVYLNANVTRLGLDKSGAKIAEIDVATLTGKHFKVKPRAAVLATGAIESARLLLASNDVRPSGVGNSTDMVGRFFADHPTPRDTATLVVFDGKLSPYYGAIQTIKGAIVRGGFFPSEAYRRKHKVMASSATVESKAELDALGKAAVAETARALGVDASDAVAYSLGCGMEVTPDPDRRLTLEAARDALGLPKIKLTMKIADEDFEQYRATLAELGRQLLAARTGMIRLNLSSRSEWLANLDWGNHHMGTTRMSANPKTGVVDANLKVHDVANLYVAGSSVFPTYGAANPTINLLALVLRLADHLKGALA